Proteins co-encoded in one Cupriavidus nantongensis genomic window:
- a CDS encoding AMP-binding protein — protein MKMQGEPLPTILPIGGLSHVRGDTSIALSEQTVPALLAQTVAAFPEREAVVFREQGVRWTWREFAEAIDALAAGLHALGLARGDRVGIWSPNRVEWLVTQFATARLGLVLVNINPAYRLAELEYALNKVGVKAIVAAEAFKTSRYLDMLQALAPELATSAPGALQAARLPSLRWVIRMGEGDTPGMIRYAEVLARGAGVARAELDHITAQLDRHDPINVQFTSGTTGAPKGATLTHRNIVNNARFIAMAMRFSEQDKLCIPVPFYHCFGMVLSVLACVSTGAAMVFPGEAFEPEATMRAVSEERCTALHGVPTMFIAQLDHPRFADYDFSSLRTGIMAGSPCPIETMKRVVAQMHMSEVTIAYGMTETSPVSFQSSTTDPLDKRTTTVGRVQPHLEVKIVDASGAIVPVGEKGELCTRGYSVMLGYWDDQARTAEAIRDGWMHTGDLATIDEEGYCNIVGRVKDMLIRGGENIYPREIEEFLFRHPKVQAVQVFGVPDAKYGEEVCAWIVLKPGESATEDEIRAFCRDQIAHYKIPRYIRFVDEMPLTVTGKVQKFVMRDQMVRELNLEESRTA, from the coding sequence ATGAAGATGCAGGGCGAGCCGCTTCCCACCATTCTGCCGATCGGCGGGCTGTCGCATGTCCGTGGCGACACCAGCATTGCACTGTCCGAGCAGACCGTGCCGGCGCTGCTGGCGCAGACCGTGGCAGCGTTCCCGGAACGCGAGGCCGTGGTGTTTCGCGAGCAGGGCGTGCGCTGGACCTGGCGCGAGTTTGCCGAAGCCATCGATGCGCTGGCAGCCGGCCTGCACGCGCTTGGCCTGGCCCGGGGCGATCGCGTCGGCATCTGGTCGCCGAACCGGGTGGAATGGCTGGTGACCCAGTTCGCCACCGCCCGGCTGGGCCTGGTGCTGGTTAACATCAATCCGGCGTACCGGCTGGCGGAGCTGGAGTACGCGCTGAACAAGGTCGGCGTCAAGGCGATCGTCGCCGCCGAGGCCTTCAAGACCTCGCGCTACCTCGACATGCTGCAGGCGCTGGCGCCGGAACTGGCCACGAGCGCGCCCGGCGCGCTGCAGGCCGCGCGGCTGCCGTCGCTGCGCTGGGTGATCCGCATGGGCGAGGGCGACACCCCCGGCATGATCCGCTATGCCGAGGTGCTGGCGCGCGGCGCCGGCGTGGCGCGTGCGGAGCTCGACCACATCACGGCGCAGCTCGACCGCCATGACCCGATCAACGTGCAGTTCACCAGCGGCACCACCGGTGCGCCCAAGGGCGCCACGCTGACGCATCGCAATATCGTCAACAACGCGCGCTTTATCGCCATGGCGATGCGCTTCTCCGAGCAGGACAAGCTGTGCATTCCGGTGCCGTTCTACCACTGCTTCGGCATGGTGCTGTCGGTGCTGGCGTGCGTCTCGACCGGCGCGGCGATGGTGTTCCCGGGCGAGGCGTTCGAGCCCGAGGCCACCATGCGCGCGGTCAGCGAAGAGCGCTGCACCGCGCTGCATGGGGTGCCGACCATGTTTATCGCGCAGCTCGACCATCCGCGTTTCGCCGACTACGACTTCTCCTCGCTGCGCACCGGCATCATGGCCGGCTCGCCATGCCCGATCGAAACCATGAAGCGGGTGGTGGCGCAGATGCATATGTCCGAGGTGACCATCGCCTACGGCATGACCGAGACCAGCCCGGTGTCGTTCCAGAGCAGCACCACCGATCCGCTCGACAAGCGCACCACCACGGTGGGCAGGGTCCAGCCGCACCTGGAGGTCAAGATCGTCGATGCCAGCGGCGCCATCGTGCCGGTGGGCGAGAAAGGCGAGCTGTGCACGCGCGGCTATTCGGTGATGCTGGGCTACTGGGACGACCAGGCCCGCACCGCCGAAGCCATCCGCGACGGCTGGATGCACACCGGCGACCTCGCCACCATTGACGAAGAGGGCTACTGCAATATCGTCGGCCGGGTCAAGGACATGCTGATCCGCGGCGGCGAGAACATCTATCCGCGCGAGATCGAGGAATTCCTGTTCCGCCATCCCAAGGTGCAGGCGGTGCAGGTGTTCGGCGTGCCCGATGCCAAGTACGGCGAGGAGGTGTGCGCGTGGATCGTGCTGAAGCCGGGCGAGAGCGCCACCGAAGACGAGATCCGCGCGTTCTGCCGCGACCAGATCGCGCACTACAAGATTCCGCGCTATATCCGCTTTGTCGACGAGATGCCGCTGACCGTGACCGGCAAGGTGCAGAAGTTCGTGATGCGCGACCAGATGGTGCGCGAACTGAACCTCGAAGAATCCAGGACGGCCTGA
- a CDS encoding glutathione S-transferase family protein encodes MTMTLYYNPQSRASVARWMLEEVGADYALQHIDIAKGESRAPAFLAINPMGKIPTLVLDDGTVLTENGAIIAWLADAYPNAGLMPPPGSSARGTVLRWLFFCGSCFEPALTDRMMRAQAPLPKQTVGWGDYDEVIDAIEKALSPGPFVLGDSFSAADVYLGASLAWAGQFGAPRIRESRCIQDYVARVTARDAFVRAAKG; translated from the coding sequence ATGACCATGACGCTTTACTACAACCCCCAGAGCCGCGCGTCCGTGGCGCGCTGGATGCTGGAGGAGGTTGGCGCCGACTACGCGTTGCAGCACATCGATATCGCCAAGGGGGAGAGCCGGGCGCCGGCTTTCCTGGCGATCAATCCGATGGGCAAGATCCCCACGCTGGTGCTGGATGACGGCACTGTGCTGACCGAGAACGGCGCGATCATCGCCTGGCTTGCCGATGCCTATCCGAACGCCGGGCTGATGCCGCCGCCGGGCTCGTCCGCGCGCGGCACGGTGCTGCGCTGGCTGTTCTTCTGCGGCAGCTGCTTCGAGCCGGCGCTGACCGACCGCATGATGCGTGCCCAGGCGCCGCTGCCCAAGCAGACCGTCGGCTGGGGCGACTATGACGAAGTCATCGACGCCATCGAGAAGGCCCTGTCCCCGGGACCCTTCGTGCTCGGCGACAGCTTCAGCGCCGCCGACGTCTATCTGGGCGCGTCGCTGGCGTGGGCGGGACAGTTTGGTGCGCCGCGCATTCGCGAAAGCCGCTGCATCCAGGACTACGTCGCGCGCGTCACCGCACGCGATGCTTTCGTGCGGGCGGCCAAAGGCTAG
- a CDS encoding DNA polymerase II has protein sequence MALRQGFILTRHWRDTPAGTEVEFWLATDDGPRRLRLAPQPSVAFVPEVQRERAEALLSRERGVELRPLALRDFQRRPVLGLYCAQHRQLIQLARTLRDAGVDVYEADIRPPERYLMERFITAPVWFDGEPDGAGVLRNAQMKPSADYRPALRLVSLDIETSAAGELYSIALEGCGQRQVYVLGPAPQTAIDVDFSLTYCATRPELLHRLNQWLADHDPDAIIGWNLVQFDLRVLQEQARGFQVPLRLGRGGTEMEWREHNAQQHFFASAPGRLIIDGIEALRSATWSFPSFSLEAVAQALLGEGKAIDNPYDRMDAIDRMFAHDKPALARYNLRDCELVTRIFAKTELLRFLLERATVTGLPADRSGGSVAAFTHLYMPLMHRQGLVAPNLGEKAPEASPGGFVMDSRPGLYESVLVLDYKSLYPSIIRTFLIDPVGLVEGLAHPDDADAVPGFRGARFSRTKHCLPAIVARVWQGREAAKRDGNKPLAQALKIIMNAFYGVLGSSGCRFFDARLASSITMRGHEIMRQTRALIEARGYEVIYGDTDSTFVWLRRARSEADAAQIGRSLVAYVNDWWRDHLWQAYGLESALELQFETHFRRFLMPTIRGAELGSKKRYAGQVERADGTREMVFKGLETVRTDWSPLAQRFQQTLYEKIFNREPYADYVRDIVRRTLAGELDQELVYRKRLRRRLEEYQRNVPPHVRAARIADDYNERQGRPRQYQQGGWISYVMTVAGPEPLEVRTAPIDYGHYVTKQLQPIADAILPFLDDGFETLISGQMALFPQ, from the coding sequence GTGGCACTTCGGCAAGGCTTCATCCTGACGCGGCACTGGCGCGATACGCCAGCCGGGACCGAAGTCGAATTCTGGCTGGCAACCGATGACGGGCCGCGCCGGCTGCGGCTGGCGCCGCAGCCATCGGTGGCCTTTGTGCCAGAGGTGCAGCGCGAGCGTGCCGAGGCGCTGCTGTCGCGCGAGCGCGGGGTCGAGCTGCGCCCGCTGGCGCTGCGCGATTTCCAGCGCAGGCCGGTGCTGGGGCTGTACTGCGCGCAGCACCGGCAGCTGATCCAGCTGGCCAGGACGCTGCGCGACGCCGGCGTCGATGTATATGAAGCCGATATCCGCCCGCCGGAGCGCTACCTGATGGAGCGCTTTATCACCGCGCCGGTGTGGTTCGACGGCGAGCCGGATGGCGCCGGCGTGCTGCGCAACGCGCAGATGAAGCCGTCGGCCGACTACCGGCCGGCGCTGCGCCTGGTGTCGCTCGATATCGAAACCAGCGCGGCGGGCGAACTCTATTCGATCGCGCTCGAAGGCTGCGGCCAGCGCCAGGTCTATGTGCTTGGGCCGGCGCCGCAAACGGCCATCGACGTCGATTTCTCGCTGACCTACTGCGCCACCCGGCCCGAATTGCTGCACCGGCTGAACCAGTGGCTGGCCGACCACGATCCCGATGCGATCATTGGCTGGAACCTGGTGCAATTCGACCTGCGCGTGTTGCAGGAACAGGCGCGCGGGTTCCAGGTGCCGCTGCGGCTGGGGCGTGGCGGCACGGAAATGGAATGGCGCGAGCACAACGCGCAGCAGCATTTCTTCGCCAGCGCGCCCGGGCGCCTCATCATCGACGGCATCGAGGCGCTGCGCTCCGCGACATGGAGCTTTCCATCGTTCAGTCTTGAAGCGGTGGCGCAGGCGCTGCTCGGCGAGGGCAAGGCGATCGACAATCCGTACGACCGCATGGATGCGATCGACCGCATGTTCGCGCACGACAAGCCGGCGCTGGCACGCTACAACCTGCGCGACTGCGAGCTGGTGACGCGGATCTTCGCGAAGACCGAGCTGCTGCGGTTCCTGCTCGAGCGCGCCACGGTCACGGGCTTGCCGGCCGACCGCAGCGGCGGCTCGGTGGCGGCCTTCACGCACCTCTACATGCCGCTGATGCACCGGCAGGGGCTGGTCGCGCCCAACCTTGGCGAGAAGGCGCCCGAGGCCAGTCCGGGCGGCTTCGTCATGGACTCTCGCCCCGGGCTGTATGAGTCCGTGCTGGTGCTGGACTACAAGAGCCTGTACCCGTCGATCATCCGGACCTTCCTGATCGATCCGGTGGGCCTGGTCGAAGGGCTGGCGCATCCGGACGATGCCGATGCGGTGCCGGGCTTCCGCGGCGCGCGCTTTTCACGGACCAAACACTGCCTGCCGGCCATCGTGGCACGGGTGTGGCAAGGCCGCGAGGCCGCCAAGCGCGATGGCAACAAGCCGCTGGCGCAGGCGCTCAAGATCATCATGAACGCGTTCTACGGCGTGCTGGGCTCGAGCGGCTGCCGCTTCTTCGACGCGCGGCTGGCGTCGTCGATCACCATGCGCGGGCACGAGATCATGCGGCAGACGCGGGCGCTGATCGAGGCGCGCGGCTACGAGGTGATCTACGGCGACACCGACTCGACCTTCGTCTGGCTGCGGCGCGCGCGTAGCGAAGCCGATGCCGCGCAGATCGGGCGCAGCCTGGTGGCCTATGTCAACGACTGGTGGCGCGACCACCTGTGGCAGGCCTACGGGCTGGAAAGCGCGCTCGAGCTGCAGTTCGAGACGCACTTCCGGCGCTTCCTGATGCCGACCATCCGCGGCGCCGAGCTGGGCAGCAAGAAGCGCTATGCCGGCCAGGTGGAGCGTGCCGACGGCACGCGCGAGATGGTGTTCAAGGGGCTGGAGACGGTGCGCACCGACTGGTCGCCGCTGGCGCAGCGCTTCCAGCAGACGCTCTACGAAAAGATCTTCAACCGCGAGCCGTATGCCGACTATGTGCGCGACATCGTGCGCCGCACGCTGGCCGGCGAACTCGACCAGGAACTGGTCTACCGCAAGCGGCTGCGGCGCCGGCTCGAGGAGTACCAGCGCAACGTGCCGCCGCATGTGCGCGCCGCCCGCATCGCCGACGACTATAACGAGCGCCAGGGGCGTCCGCGCCAGTATCAGCAGGGCGGCTGGATCAGCTATGTGATGACGGTGGCTGGGCCTGAACCGCTGGAAGTGCGGACCGCGCCGATCGATTACGGCCACTACGTGACCAAGCAGCTGCAGCCGATCGCCGATGCGATCCTGCCATTCCTCGACGACGGCTTCGAGACGCTGATATCCGGGCAGATGGCGCTGTTCCCGCAGTAG
- a CDS encoding acetyl/propionyl/methylcrotonyl-CoA carboxylase subunit alpha, which translates to MFNKILIANRGEIACRVAATCRRLGIRTVAVYSDADAEARHVAFCDEAVHIGGAAARDSYLRADHIIEMAKESGAQAIHPGYGFLSENEAFAEACAAAGLVFIGPPASAIHAMGSKSAAKQLMEKASVPLVPGYHGEDQDPALLRREADRIGYPVLLKASAGGGGKGMRVVESGDGFEAALASVKREASASFGDDKVLVEKYLTRPRHIEIQVFADTHGNCVYLFERDCSVQRRHQKVLEEAPAPGMTEERRRAMGEAAVAAAKAVGYVGAGTVEFIANQDGSFYFMEMNTRLQVEHPVTEMITGQDLVEWQLRVAAGEPLPLTQQQLRIDGHALEARIYAENPDKQFLPSTGTLRFLRTPPAVQFMRGEDAHGPAGVRIDAGVREGDTISPFYDPMIAKLIVWGKDRDEALARMRQALAAYHVVGLSTNVAFLQRLVKSEAFRTADLDTGLIERNEAVLFPPPAPVGMEVIALAVAALLARENQQRRVDAADQHSPWTHAGAWRLNGGASRTLRFGYGEQVLDVTLDSNERGSTLSYADQAAPFAYTCQADDIRVNLGTRRAHGQVHLDGDEFHVFHGGRHATLAWLDPLAHAGEAEGEGGKLTAPMPGKVIAVMVEAGSTVARGAPLLVMEAMKMEHTICAPADGVVSEVLYGIGEQVTEGAQLLAFSN; encoded by the coding sequence ATGTTCAACAAGATCCTGATCGCCAACCGCGGTGAAATCGCCTGCCGCGTGGCCGCCACCTGCCGCCGGCTGGGTATCCGCACCGTCGCGGTGTATTCCGACGCCGACGCCGAGGCGCGCCACGTCGCCTTCTGCGACGAGGCCGTGCATATCGGCGGCGCCGCCGCGCGCGACAGCTACCTGCGCGCCGACCATATCATCGAGATGGCCAAGGAGAGCGGCGCCCAGGCGATCCACCCGGGCTACGGCTTCCTGTCCGAGAACGAAGCCTTCGCCGAGGCCTGCGCCGCGGCCGGGCTGGTCTTTATCGGCCCGCCGGCCTCCGCCATCCACGCGATGGGCAGCAAGAGCGCGGCCAAGCAGCTGATGGAGAAGGCGTCAGTGCCGCTGGTGCCGGGCTACCACGGCGAGGACCAGGATCCGGCGCTGCTGCGGCGCGAGGCCGACCGCATCGGCTATCCGGTGTTGCTGAAGGCCAGTGCGGGCGGCGGCGGCAAGGGCATGCGCGTGGTCGAGTCCGGCGATGGTTTCGAGGCCGCGCTGGCATCGGTCAAGCGCGAGGCCAGCGCCAGCTTCGGCGACGACAAGGTGCTGGTCGAGAAGTACCTGACGCGCCCGCGCCATATCGAGATCCAGGTGTTCGCCGACACCCACGGCAACTGCGTCTACCTGTTCGAGCGCGACTGCTCGGTGCAGCGACGGCACCAGAAGGTGCTGGAGGAAGCGCCGGCGCCGGGCATGACCGAGGAACGCCGTCGCGCCATGGGCGAGGCGGCAGTCGCCGCGGCAAAAGCCGTCGGCTACGTGGGCGCCGGCACGGTCGAGTTCATCGCCAATCAAGACGGCTCGTTCTACTTCATGGAGATGAACACGCGACTGCAAGTCGAACATCCGGTGACCGAGATGATCACCGGTCAGGACCTGGTCGAATGGCAGCTGCGCGTCGCCGCCGGCGAGCCGCTGCCGCTGACGCAGCAGCAGCTGCGCATCGACGGCCATGCGCTGGAGGCGCGAATCTACGCCGAGAACCCCGACAAGCAGTTCCTGCCGTCCACCGGCACGCTGCGCTTCCTGCGCACGCCGCCGGCGGTGCAGTTCATGCGCGGCGAGGATGCCCATGGCCCGGCCGGCGTGCGCATCGATGCCGGCGTGCGCGAGGGCGACACCATCAGCCCGTTCTACGACCCGATGATCGCCAAGCTGATCGTCTGGGGCAAGGACCGCGACGAGGCGCTGGCGCGCATGCGCCAGGCGCTGGCGGCGTACCACGTGGTGGGGTTGTCAACCAACGTGGCCTTCCTGCAGCGGCTGGTCAAGTCAGAGGCGTTCCGTACCGCCGATCTCGACACCGGCCTGATCGAGCGCAACGAGGCGGTCCTGTTCCCGCCGCCGGCGCCGGTCGGCATGGAAGTGATCGCGCTGGCGGTGGCTGCGCTGCTGGCGCGCGAAAACCAGCAGCGCCGCGTCGATGCCGCCGACCAGCACTCGCCGTGGACCCACGCCGGCGCGTGGCGGCTGAACGGCGGTGCGTCGCGCACGCTGCGCTTCGGCTATGGCGAGCAGGTGCTCGACGTGACGCTGGACAGCAACGAGCGCGGCAGCACGCTGAGCTACGCCGACCAGGCCGCGCCCTTTGCCTATACCTGCCAGGCCGACGATATCCGCGTCAACCTCGGCACGCGGCGCGCGCACGGGCAGGTCCACCTGGATGGCGACGAGTTCCACGTGTTCCACGGCGGCCGCCACGCCACGCTGGCCTGGCTCGATCCGCTCGCGCATGCCGGCGAGGCCGAAGGCGAGGGCGGCAAGCTGACCGCGCCGATGCCGGGCAAGGTCATCGCCGTGATGGTGGAGGCCGGTAGCACGGTCGCGCGCGGCGCGCCGCTGCTGGTGATGGAGGCGATGAAGATGGAACACACCATCTGCGCCCCCGCCGACGGTGTCGTCAGCGAAGTGCTCTACGGCATCGGCGAGCAGGTTACCGAGGGGGCGCAGCTGCTCGCGTTCAGTAACTGA
- a CDS encoding VOC family protein, translating to MPGKNTICLWYDRDALEAANFYAKTIPDSAVGAVMRAPGDYPDGKEGDVLTVEFTVAGIPCVGLNGGPHFKHSEAFSFQIATDDQAETDRLWDAIVSNGGQESDCGWCKDRWGLSWQITPRALLAAITDPDRAAAKRAFDAMMTMRKIDIATIEAARRGTAPG from the coding sequence ATGCCAGGCAAGAACACCATCTGCTTGTGGTACGACCGCGATGCGCTGGAGGCGGCGAACTTCTATGCCAAGACCATTCCCGACAGCGCGGTCGGCGCCGTGATGCGAGCACCGGGCGACTATCCGGATGGCAAGGAGGGCGATGTGCTGACGGTCGAATTCACGGTCGCCGGCATTCCGTGTGTCGGGCTGAACGGAGGCCCGCATTTCAAGCACAGCGAGGCCTTCTCGTTCCAGATCGCGACCGACGACCAGGCCGAGACCGACCGGCTGTGGGACGCCATCGTCAGCAACGGCGGCCAGGAAAGCGACTGCGGCTGGTGCAAGGACCGCTGGGGCCTGTCGTGGCAGATCACGCCGCGCGCGCTGCTGGCGGCGATCACCGATCCCGACCGTGCCGCGGCCAAGCGTGCCTTCGACGCGATGATGACGATGCGCAAGATCGACATCGCCACCATCGAGGCCGCAAGGCGGGGCACAGCGCCGGGTTGA
- a CDS encoding VOC family protein, with protein MAIQLNHTIVFSRDKQVSADFLCEVLGRPPAEPFGPFLGVRLDNGVTLDFMDAEGEIAMQHYAFLVSDAEFDHGFARVRAHQLTYWADPYRRRPGEVNTDDGGRRIYFEDPSKHFLEIFTRG; from the coding sequence ATGGCCATCCAGCTCAACCACACCATCGTCTTCTCTCGCGACAAGCAGGTCTCGGCCGACTTCCTGTGCGAGGTGCTGGGCCGTCCGCCGGCCGAGCCGTTCGGGCCCTTCCTCGGCGTGCGGCTCGACAACGGCGTGACCCTCGACTTCATGGACGCGGAAGGCGAGATCGCCATGCAGCACTACGCCTTCCTGGTCAGCGATGCCGAGTTCGACCACGGTTTTGCCCGCGTCCGCGCGCACCAGCTCACGTACTGGGCCGACCCATACCGGCGCCGCCCCGGCGAGGTCAATACCGACGACGGTGGCCGGCGCATCTATTTCGAGGATCCCAGCAAGCACTTCCTCGAAATCTTCACCAGGGGCTGA
- a CDS encoding TetR/AcrR family transcriptional regulator — MEDNAATRRIPSGARAEQRIRDILRVSREVFAELGYDKTTTTEIAQRLGVSEATVFTYFQSKRKLCVRVIEDWYDEIIDAVERGMPREQSTRAQLAFYVKTHLRLFLIQGTGLCALVLSEGRAKGPDLGQEFVPLQRRYTAPLMELLARGREQGEIRADLPLSLLRSAILGPMEHILWDAIAREREVDIDKTAAGMVALLWPALQPPDIELEALRAFHGEVGAALRRLDHA; from the coding sequence ATGGAAGACAACGCCGCCACCCGCCGGATCCCGTCCGGCGCCAGGGCGGAACAACGCATCCGCGACATCCTGCGCGTCAGCCGCGAGGTGTTCGCCGAACTGGGCTACGACAAGACCACCACCACCGAGATTGCCCAGCGCCTGGGCGTGTCCGAGGCGACGGTGTTCACGTACTTCCAGAGCAAGCGCAAGCTGTGCGTGCGCGTCATCGAGGACTGGTACGACGAAATCATCGACGCGGTCGAGCGCGGCATGCCGCGCGAACAGAGCACCAGGGCCCAGCTGGCGTTCTACGTGAAGACGCACCTGCGCCTGTTCCTGATCCAGGGCACCGGGCTGTGCGCGCTGGTGTTGTCGGAAGGACGGGCCAAGGGGCCGGACCTGGGACAGGAATTCGTGCCGCTGCAGCGCCGCTATACGGCGCCGCTGATGGAGCTGCTGGCGCGCGGCCGCGAACAGGGCGAGATCCGCGCCGACCTGCCGCTGAGCCTGCTGCGCTCCGCCATCCTGGGGCCGATGGAGCATATCCTGTGGGACGCCATCGCGCGCGAGCGCGAGGTCGATATCGACAAGACCGCCGCGGGCATGGTGGCCCTGCTGTGGCCCGCGCTGCAGCCGCCGGATATCGAGCTGGAGGCGCTGCGTGCCTTCCATGGCGAAGTCGGCGCGGCGCTGAGAAGGCTGGACCACGCCTGA
- the tolA gene encoding cell envelope integrity protein TolA — MQTAASPYQPVRERRTLTCFLLALLMHLLLGALLYYGVRWRNAVPTGVAAELWEPVPEATAPEPVVRPAPTPQPVEEEDADISLQEKQRKARQAEREAEQAQQRENQARAEAARKEAQRKAMEAQRQASNAERQAELARLRAQAGGAGATANTGAGSGSSARPSSGYAERVRQRVKPNIIFNEDVAGNPAAVVAVHMAPDGSLLSTRLAKSSGNAGWDNAVLRAVQRSDPLPRDSNGVAPSNILITFWPKDEGG; from the coding sequence ATGCAGACCGCCGCCTCTCCCTACCAGCCCGTGCGCGAGCGGCGCACGCTGACCTGCTTCCTGCTGGCCCTGCTCATGCACCTGCTGCTGGGGGCCCTGCTGTACTACGGCGTGCGCTGGCGCAACGCCGTGCCCACGGGAGTCGCGGCGGAGTTGTGGGAGCCCGTCCCCGAGGCCACCGCGCCCGAGCCTGTCGTCAGGCCGGCGCCGACGCCGCAGCCGGTTGAAGAAGAAGACGCCGATATTTCGCTGCAGGAAAAGCAGCGCAAGGCCAGGCAGGCCGAACGCGAGGCCGAGCAGGCGCAGCAGCGTGAGAACCAGGCCCGCGCCGAAGCCGCGCGCAAGGAGGCGCAACGCAAGGCCATGGAAGCGCAGCGCCAGGCCAGCAATGCCGAGCGCCAGGCCGAACTGGCGCGCCTGCGCGCGCAGGCCGGCGGTGCCGGCGCCACGGCCAACACCGGGGCCGGCTCCGGATCGTCGGCGAGGCCGTCGTCGGGCTATGCCGAACGGGTGCGGCAGCGGGTCAAGCCCAACATCATCTTCAACGAGGATGTCGCCGGCAATCCGGCGGCGGTGGTCGCCGTGCACATGGCGCCCGACGGCTCGCTGCTGTCGACGCGGCTTGCCAAATCCAGCGGCAATGCCGGCTGGGACAACGCGGTGCTGCGCGCGGTGCAGCGCTCGGACCCGCTGCCGCGCGACAGCAATGGCGTGGCGCCGTCCAATATCCTGATCACGTTCTGGCCCAAGGACGAGGGCGGCTAG
- a CDS encoding carboxyl transferase domain-containing protein — translation MAVIETKLNARSESFRTNAQAMQDLVADLQQKIAKLAEGGGAAARDKHLARGKLLPRERVQQLLDPGTPFLELSQLAAYDMYDDAAPGAGIITGIGRVAGQECVIVCNDATVKGGTYYPMTVKKHVRAQEIAEENHLPCIYLVDSGGANLPNQDEVFPDRDHFGRIFYNQANLSKRGIPQIAVVMGSCTAGGAYVPAMSDESIIVKNQGTIFLGGPPLVKAATGEEVSAEDLGGADVHTRLSGVADYFAQNDHHALSLARNIVQHLNRRKPDQIRLHEPVEPLYPVEELYGVIPTDTRKPYDVREVIARLVDGSEFDEFKARYGTTLVCGFARIWGYPVGIVANNGILFSESALKGAHFIELCCQRKIPLVFLQNITGFMVGRKYENEGIARNGAKMVTAVATAQVPKFTVIIGGSFGAGNYGMCGRAYSPRFLWMWPNARISVMGGEQAASVLATVRRDGIEAKGGQWSAQEEDAFKQPIRDQYEHQGHPYYASARLWDDGVIDPAQTRTVLGLGLSASLNAPIDEMKFGVFRM, via the coding sequence ATGGCGGTAATTGAAACCAAGCTGAACGCCCGCTCCGAGTCGTTCAGGACCAATGCGCAGGCAATGCAGGACCTGGTTGCCGACCTGCAGCAAAAGATCGCGAAGCTGGCCGAAGGCGGCGGCGCGGCCGCGCGCGACAAGCACCTGGCGCGCGGCAAGCTGCTGCCGCGCGAGCGCGTGCAGCAGCTGCTCGATCCCGGCACGCCGTTCCTGGAGCTGTCGCAGCTGGCCGCGTACGACATGTACGACGATGCCGCGCCCGGCGCCGGCATCATCACCGGCATCGGCCGCGTCGCCGGCCAGGAATGCGTGATCGTCTGCAACGACGCCACCGTCAAGGGCGGCACGTATTACCCGATGACGGTCAAGAAGCATGTGCGCGCGCAGGAGATCGCCGAGGAAAACCACCTGCCGTGCATCTACCTGGTCGATTCCGGCGGCGCCAACCTGCCCAACCAGGACGAGGTCTTCCCCGACCGCGACCACTTCGGCCGCATCTTCTACAACCAGGCCAACCTGTCCAAGCGCGGCATCCCGCAGATCGCGGTGGTGATGGGCTCGTGCACCGCGGGCGGCGCCTACGTGCCGGCGATGAGCGACGAGTCGATCATCGTCAAGAACCAGGGCACCATCTTCCTGGGCGGCCCGCCGCTCGTGAAGGCCGCCACCGGCGAGGAAGTCAGCGCGGAAGACCTGGGCGGCGCCGACGTGCATACACGCCTGTCCGGCGTGGCCGACTACTTCGCGCAGAACGACCACCATGCGCTGAGCCTGGCGCGCAATATCGTGCAGCACCTGAACCGGCGCAAGCCGGACCAGATCCGGCTGCACGAACCGGTCGAGCCGCTGTACCCGGTGGAAGAGCTGTATGGCGTGATCCCGACCGATACGCGCAAGCCGTACGACGTGCGCGAGGTGATCGCGCGCCTGGTCGACGGCTCCGAGTTCGACGAGTTCAAGGCGCGCTACGGCACCACGCTGGTCTGCGGCTTCGCGCGCATCTGGGGCTACCCGGTCGGCATCGTCGCCAACAACGGCATCCTGTTCTCGGAGTCGGCGCTCAAGGGCGCGCACTTTATCGAGCTGTGCTGCCAGCGCAAGATCCCGCTGGTGTTCCTGCAGAACATCACCGGCTTCATGGTCGGGCGCAAGTACGAGAACGAGGGCATCGCGCGCAACGGCGCCAAGATGGTGACGGCGGTGGCGACCGCGCAGGTGCCGAAGTTCACGGTGATCATCGGCGGCTCGTTCGGCGCGGGCAACTACGGCATGTGCGGGCGCGCGTATTCGCCGCGCTTTTTGTGGATGTGGCCGAATGCGCGCATCTCGGTGATGGGCGGCGAGCAGGCCGCGAGCGTGCTGGCGACGGTGCGCCGCGATGGCATCGAAGCGAAGGGCGGCCAGTGGAGCGCGCAGGAAGAGGATGCCTTCAAGCAGCCGATCCGCGACCAGTACGAGCACCAGGGCCACCCGTACTACGCCAGCGCGCGGCTGTGGGACGACGGCGTGATCGATCCCGCGCAGACGCGCACGGTGCTGGGCCTGGGCCTGTCGGCCAGCCTCAACGCGCCGATCGACGAGATGAAGTTCGGCGTGTTCCGCATGTAA